The Toxoplasma gondii ME49 chromosome XII, whole genome shotgun sequence genome includes a region encoding these proteins:
- a CDS encoding hypothetical protein (encoded by transcript TGME49_278245), translating into MPGATDVPVGYKQRKSPDKSKKVALPIVDSLPVQRWTPVNSVIGLQFCFHLCEVPFPLFFCGDRRISACENPASAECHSVAVAPEWHLRLLHFPGLERETSSK; encoded by the exons ATGCCTGGAGCAACGGACGTGCCGGTAG GCTACAAACAGCGAAAGTCTCCTGACAAGAGCAAAAAGGTTGCGCTTCCCATCGTCGACTCTTTGCCA GTGCAAAGGTGGACTCCGGTCAACAGCGTTATCGGCCTGCAGTTCTGCTTTCATCTGTGTGAGGTCCCtttccccctttttttctgcg GTGACCGGCGCATCTCGGCGTGTGAAAACCCGGCGTCGGCAGAGTGTCATAGCGTCGCGGTCGCTCCGGAGTGGCACCTTCGTTTGCTTCATTTTCCCGGGCTGGAACGTGAAACTTCCTCGAAGTAA